The Malassezia japonica chromosome 8, complete sequence genome includes a window with the following:
- a CDS encoding uncharacterized protein (EggNog:ENOG503P8IM): MASGAPPMQSVPPSGKQKSKAYLSSVAIQSDATKYRQKYKELKRKVREIEGENDKLQVTTLRIKRNIQRLRLERAILYERMEADMRTMTTAKPPATESAPSTASAPKEEEPEMDIGLELENTV, translated from the exons ATGGCGAGTGGAGCACCGCCGATGCAGAGCGTCCCGCCGAGCGGGAAGCAAAAGTCCAAGGCGTATCTGTCGTCTGTTGCGATCCAGAGCGATGCGACCAAGTACCGCCAAAAGTATAAGGAGCTGAAGCGCAAAGTGCGCGAGATCGAGGGT GAAAACGACAAGCTCCAGGtgacgacgctgcgcatcaAGCGCAACAtccagcgcctgcgtctcgagcgcgc AATTCTTTATGAGCGCATGGAGGCAGATATGCGGACGATGACGACGGCCAAGCCTCCGGCTACGGAatccgcgccgagcaccgcctcggctccgaaggaggaggagccAGAAATGGATATCGGCCTGGAACTCGAAAACACGGTGTGA
- the THS1 gene encoding threonine--tRNA ligase (EggNog:ENOG503NUM7; COG:J): MASQNEAKPVAPEELAEGVKKIQVNEKPQKANKKGGKGGESSDSPLEFEPKPAYFQSRIDLFNKVKAEHDAALAAKQRVPIKVTLPDGAVREGTAWETSPMDIAKEISKSLSERIVISKVNGDLWDLERPFEGDATLEFFDFESPEGKRVFWHSSAHVLGEAAERHFGCHLCIGPPTDEGFYYEMGMGDSGERVVRQEDFPPLEKLVTMAVKEKQPFERLTLTKEQLLEMFKYNKYKLYIINSKIPDGTSTTVYRCGPMIDLCMGPHVPNTGRIKNMAILKNSASYFLGDQANDSLQRLYGISFPDKKQMVEYKHFLAEAAKRDHRRIGKEQELFMFHDLSPGSCFWLPHGARIYNTLQDFLKTEYRKRGFQEVISPNMYNSKLWETSGHWANYKDDMFTLNVDKETFALKPMNCPGHCLMFGARDRSYKELPLRFADFGVIHRNEASGALSGLTRVRRFVQDDAHIFCRTSQIEEEMANCFDFLRHVYGNFGFTFKLELSTRPEKFLGDIATWDEAEKRLGAALDKFVPGEWELNPGDGAFYGPKIDITISDAMRRQHQCATIQLDFQLPQRFNLEYKTPQGSAEADKHTERPVMIHRAIVGSLERFIAILIENFAGKWPFWLSPRQVLVVPVTGSVYGYAEKVRAKLWDAGFFADVDLSDNTLNKKIRNGELAQYNFVFVVGHEEQESESVNVRNRDTDPSVAKGKTETIELAKAIELLQKLKESKALSNQLSQ, translated from the coding sequence ATGGCGAGTCAGAACGAGGCCAAGCCGGTCGCTCCGGAGGAGCTGGCTGAGGGAGTGAAGAAAATCCAGGTGAACGAGAAGCCCCAAAAGGCGAACAAGAAGGGTGGAAAAGGCGGCGAGAGCTCCGACTCGCCCCTCGAGTTTGAGCCGAAGCCGGCCTACTTCCAGTCTCGCATTGACCTGTTCAACAAGGtcaaggccgagcacgatgctgcgcttgctgcgaagcagcgcgtgccgatcaAGGTGACGCTCCCCGATggtgccgtgcgcgagggcACCGCGTGGGAGACCTCGCCGATGGACATCGCCAAAGAGATCTCCAAGAGCCtcagcgagcgcatcgtcaTTTCCAAGGTGAACGGCGACCTGTGGGACTTGGAGCGTCCGTTCGAGGGCGATGCTACGCTCGAGTTCTTCGACTTTGAGTCGCCAGAAGGCAAGCGCGTCTTTTGGCACTCCTccgcgcacgtcctcggcgaggcggccgagcgtcACTTTGGCTGCCACCTGTGCATTGGTCCCCCCACCGACGAGGGCTTCTACTACGAGATGGGTATGGGCGacagcggcgagcgtgtcgtgcgCCAGGAGGACTTCCCTCCCCTCGAAAAGCTCGTGACAATGGCCGTCAAGGAGAAGCAGCCGTTCGAGCGCCTGACGCTGACCAaggagcagctgctcgagatgTTCAAGTACAACAAGTACAAGCTGTACATTATCAACTCCAAGATCCCCGACGGTACCTCTACGACCGTGTACCGCTGCGGTCCGATGATCGACCTGTGCATGGGCCCCCACGTCCCCAACACGGGCCGCATCAAGAACATGGCCATTCTGAAGAACTCTGCGTCGTACTTCCTCGGTGACCAGGCGAACGActcgctgcagcgcctgtaCGGCATTTCGTTCCCCGACAAGAAGCAGATGGTCGAGTACAAGCACTTTTTGGCCGAGGCTGCGAAGCGCGACCACCGCCGCATCGgcaaggagcaggagctgtTTATGTTCCACGACCTGAGCCCCGGAAGCTGCTTCTGGCTCCCCCACGGTGCGCGTATCTACAACACACTCCAGGACTTCCTCAAGACCGAGTACCGCAAGCGCGGCTTCCAGGAGGTGATTTCGCCCAACATGTACAACTCCAAGCTGTGGGAGACGTCGGGCCACTGGGCGAACTACAAGGACGACATGTTCACGCTGAACGTCGACAAGGAGACCTTTGCGCTGAAGCCCATGAACTGCCCCGGCCACTGTCTCATGTTTggtgcgcgcgaccgctCCTACAAGGAGCTTCCCCTCCGCTTTGCCGACTTTGGTGTGATCCACCGTAACGAGGCGAGTGGTGCGCTGAGTGGTCTTacgcgtgtgcgccgctttgtccaggacgacgcgcacaTCTTCTGCCGTACTAGCCAGATTGAGGAGGAGATGGCGAACTGCTTCGACTTTTTGCGCCACGTCTACGGCAACTTTGGCTTCACCTTCAAGCTGGAGCTCTCGACGCGCCCTGAAAAGTTCCTGGGCGACATTGCGACGTGGGACGAGGCGGagaagcgcctcggcgcggctcTCGACAAGTTTGTGCCTGGCGAGTGGGAGCTGAACCCCGGCGATGGTGCCTTCTACGGCCCCAAGATCGATATCACGATCAGCGatgcgatgcgccgccagcACCAGTGCGCCACCATCCAGCTCGACTTCCAGCTGCCGCAGCGCTTTAACCTCGAGTACAAGACGCCACAAGGCtctgccgaggccgacaaGCATACCGAGCGCCCGGTCATGATCCACCGCGCGATTgtcggctcgctcgagcgcttcaTTGCGATTCTCATTGAAAACTTTGCCGGCAAGTGGCCCTTCTGGCTCTCGCCGCGCCAGGTGCTCGTTGTGCCGGTCACCGGCAGCGTGTACGGCTACGCGGAGAAGGTCCGCGCGAAGCTCTGGGACGCCGGCTTCTTTGCGGACGTCGACCTCTCTGACAACACGCTCAACAAGAAGATCCGCAacggcgagctcgcgcagtaCAACTTTGTCTTTGTCGTGGGCcacgaggagcaggagtCGGAGAGCGTCAACGTGCGCAACCGCGACACGGACCCCAGCGTCGCCAAGGGCAAGACGGAGACgatcgagctcgccaaggccatCGAGCTCCTCCAGAAGCTCAAGGAGTCCAAGGCGCTTTCCAACCAGCTCTCGCAGTAG
- the RRD1 gene encoding Serine/threonine-protein phosphatase 2A activator 1 (COG:D; COG:T; EggNog:ENOG503NW6C) — protein sequence MALALPLPAWVGAEAVGALTAPQRRIREDSDVDLWRESAAHDAVVLFVMRLGEASVGHATQQVAWTDAAARCTSDDAVERVLGLLQTLDAWTDEIELHTTSQRFGNLAFRTWGARLEEKLDALHEALLPPALHPFIVELRAYLLEAFGSFVRIDYGTGHELNFLAWLGYLHRLRLFVRSDEAADVAAAERRLALEVFPAYLRVVWHLQDHYSLEPAGSHGVWGLDDYQFAPYIIGAAQLRHAETLTPQGVVNRSLYPYASWKEPRAGPKISVQETLYYVPPVAGAEPIPNLYISSLARIHSLKRGPFTEHSPLLTDVSSNVASWYKVYTGMLKMYDAECLLKRPVVQHFVFGGVGYPWPTHAPTPTPSPWVMRAVSTAPVSRTSTPVGRATTAASAASSRTSTPPVRAPWAKDP from the coding sequence ATGGCGTTGGCGTTGCCGCTCCCTGCGTGGGTTGGTGCGGAGGCCGTGGGGGCGCTGACGGCGCCCCAGCGGCGTATTCGCGAAGATAGCGATGTGGATTTGTGGCGCGAGAGCGCAGCACACGATGCCGTGGTCCTTTTTGTgatgcgcctcggcgaggcgagTGTCGGGCACGCTACGCAGCAGGTCGCATGgaccgacgcggcggcgcggtgcacgtcgGACGATGCGGTGGAGCGTGTGCTGGGGCTCTTGCAGACACTCGATGCATGGACAGACGAGATCGAACTGCACACGACGAGCCAGCGCTTTGGCAACCTCGCGTTTCGGACGTGGGGCGCACGCCTCGAAGAGAAGctggacgcgctgcacgaggcgctgcttcCGCCTGCGCTGCACCCGTTTATCGtggagctgcgtgcgtacCTCTTGGAGGCCTTTGGCTCGTTCGTGCGCATCGACTACGGCACCGGACACGAGCTCAACTTCCTGGCGTGGCTCGGCTATCTccaccgcctgcgcctctttgtgcgctccgacgaggcggcggacgttgcggcggccgagcggcggcttgcgctcgaggtctTCCCTGCGTACCTACGTGTCGTGTGGCACCTGCAGGACCACTactcgctcgagccggCCGGGAGCCACGGCGTGTGGGGCCTTGACGACTACCAGTTCGCCCCGTACATTATCGGCGCCGCACAGCTGCGCCATGCCGAGACGCTCACGCCGCAAGGCGTGGTGAACCGCAGCCTGTACCCCTATGCGTCCTGGAAGGAGCCGCGCGCGGGCCCCAAGATCTCGGTGCAAGAGACGCTGTACTACGTGCCGCCCGTCGCAGGTGCCGAGCCGATACCCAATCTGTACATTTCGTCCCTCGCACGCATCCACTCGCTCAAGCGCGGCCCGTTTACCGAGCACTCGCCGCTGCTCACGGATGTCTCGTCGAACGTCGCGTCGTGGTACAAAGTCTATACGGGCATGCTGAAAATGTACGATGCCGAGTGCCTACTCAAGCGCCCGGTCGTGCAGCACTTTGTCTTTGGCGGCGTCGGGTATCCGTGGCCGACCCACGCGCCGACAccgacgccgtcgccgtgggtgatgcgcgccgtgtcgaCCGCACCCGTatcgcgcacctcgacgccggtcggccgtgcgacgaccgccgcgtccgcggcGAGTTCGCGTACGTCGACGCCTCCGGTGCGTGCTCCGTGGGCAAAGGATCCATAG
- a CDS encoding uncharacterized protein (COG:H; EggNog:ENOG503NWC1; BUSCO:EOG09262MFL) produces the protein MWKFVRRALSTSAVRRKGHALLPEGWQVVIGIECHAQLKVPTKLFSPTVPPSAQTSPNTHVSAFDAGFPGMLPRLHSSTIGAAVNAALALQCKIENYSTFDRKHYFYADQPMGYQITQKRIPYAKEGRVSIRVEDGFLKNEADAIDVPIEQVQLEQDTAKSAYYTVDGERAGRVQLLDFNRAGVALIEIVSAPAMRTPEQAGAYVRKVRDLLRCVGASDGNMNEGSLRCDVNVSVHKFGTPFGARCEIKNLNSVKFLMQAIAHEAQRQYAALAAGGEVEQESRGFDEASGTTYTMRKKEDAPDYRYLYEPNIPPLEIPKERIKAQIKELPELPDARHARLRETYGLSVRDINVLTRVNADDDATPPPERHAELVYCPNAVDFFEHLVGAGAAPQAAVNWTIHHLLKELNAAGVPFHASPIPPVVVAELISLVDQGTITAKTAHTLLREMVDTRTIPFDGTLQLRQRIDARGLAQLSSDADLRPLCEEVVAELSKDVDAVRAGKSKAMMKLVGAVMRKSGGRADAVAATRLLERLIPSTMGTSAEELLRSAEKKASSTGGWFSSSSSKHEESIELFKEAANKFRVDNRMTEAGQALVRAAEMELKTGEKDFASNSYYEASKCFRMTRPDQAMMALDRCANLLVERGRFRQAADRKKNMAELYRDDPNRLDQGLAAYEQAATWYTQEGASATASACNREAAQLAIQLEQYPKAIELWEAVAAASLGSNLTKYSVKEYYLNAGLCYLAIPDVGAATRAMGFYAQQDPGFPSTTEGQFLHGVLQACEHGELDAFDQRVQEFDRMKPITGWRATLLQSVRKAISDEPDLS, from the exons ATGTGGAAATttgtgcgccgtgcgctgagtacgagcgcggtgcgccgcaagggCCATGCGCTGCTCCCCGAAGGCTGGCAGGTGGTGATTGGAATCGAGTGCCATGCGCAGCTCAAGGTGCCGACCAAGCTCTTTAGTC CGACCGTGCCACCGTCGGCCCAAACGTCGCCAAACACGCATGTCTCGGCGTTTGATGCCGGCTTCCCCGGCATGCTCCCCCGCCTGCATAGCTCGACGATCGGTGCGGCAGTGaatgcggcgcttgcgctgcagtgCAAGATCGAGAACTACTCGACGTTTGACCGCAAGCACTACTTTTACGCCGACCAGCCGATGGGCTATCAGATCACGCAAAAGCGca TCCCCTATGCGAAAGAAGGGCGTGTCTCGATCAGGGTCGAAGACGGCTTTCTGAAGAACGAGGCGGATGCGATCGACGTTCCTAtcgagcaggtgcagctcgagcaggatACGGCCAAGTCGGCGTACTATaccgtcgacggcgagcgcgccgggcgcgtccagctgctcgactttaatcgcgccggcgtcgcgctgatCGAGATCGTGAGTGCgccggcgatgcgcacgccaGAGCAGGCAGGCGCGTACGTGCGCAAAGtgcgcgacctgctgcggtgcgtcggcgcgtccgACGGCAACATGAACGAG GGCTCGCTGCGGTGCGACGTCAACGTGTCCGTGCACAAGTTCGGCACGCCGTTTGGTGCGCGATGCGAGATCAAGAACCTGAATAGCGTCAAGTTTCTGATGCAGGCCATCG CGCACGAGGCCCAGCGGCagtacgcggcgctcgcggccggcggcgaggtcgagcaaGAGTCGCGCGGATTTGACGAGGCCAGCGGCACGACCTACACGATGCGCAAGAAGGAGGATGCGCCCGACTATCGCTACCTGTACGAGCCGAATATTCCCCCGCTCGAGATCCCGAAAGAGCGCATCAAGGCGCAGATCAAGGAGCTGCCCGAGCTGCCCGATgcgcgccatgcgcgcctgcgcgagacgTACGGCCTGTCTGTGCGCGACATCAACGTCCTGACGCGCGTCaatgccgacgacgacgcgacgccgccaCCGGAGCGCCACGCGGAGCTCGTGTACTGCCCCAACGCGGTGGACTTTTTCGAGCACCtggtcggcgcgggcgccgcgccacaGGCGGCGGTCAACTGGACGATCCACCACCTGCTCAAGGAGCTAaacgcggccggcgtccCGTTCCACGCGAGCCCCATCCCCCCGGTCGTCGTTGCGGAGCTGATCagcctcgtcgaccaggGCACAATCACCGCCAAGACCGCGCACACcctcctgcgcgagatggTCGATACACGCACGATTCCGTTCGACGGCACGCtccagctgcgccagcgcatcgacgcccgcggcctcgcgcagctgtcGTCCGACGCGGATCTGCGCCCTCTCTGCGAAGAAGTCGTCGCGGAGCTGTCCAAGGATGTCGACGCGGTCCGCGCCGGCAAGTCCAAGGCCATGATgaagctcgtcggcgcagTCATGCGCAAGtcgggcggccgcgccgacgcggtcgccgccacgcgcctcctcgagcgcctc ATCCCGTCCACGATGGGCACGTCCGCTGAGGAGCTGCTCCGCAGTGCGGAGAAGAAGGCGTCGTCGACTGGCGGCTGgttctcgtcgtcgtcgagcaagCATGAAGAGTCGATTGAGCTCTTTAAAGAGGCTGCGAACAAGTTCCGTGTGGACAACCGCATGACCGAGGccggccaggcgctcgtgcgtgcggccgagATGGAGCTCAAGACGGGCGAGAAGGACTTTGCCTCGAACTCGTACTATGAGGCGAGCAAGTGTTTCCGCATGACGCGTCCCGACCAGGCGATgatggcgctcgaccgctgCGCCAACCTGCTTGTCGAGCGTGGCCGTTTCCGCCAGGCGGCGGACCGCAAGAAGAACATGGCCGAGCTGTACCGCGACGACCCCAACCGTCTCGACCAGGGCCTCGCGGCgtacgagcaggcggcgacGTGGTACACTCAGGaaggcgcgagcgccaccgcgtccgcgtgcaaccgcgaggcggcgcagctcgcgatccagctcgagcagtaCCCCAAGGCGATCGAGCTGTGGgaggcggtcgcggccgcgagccTCGGCAGCAACCTGACCAAGTACTCGGTCAAGGAGTACTACCTGAATGCGGGCCTGTGCTACCTCGCGATccccgacgtcggcgcggcgacgcgtgcgaTGGGCTTCTATGCGCAGCAGGACCCCGGCTTTCCGTCTACGACCGAGGGCCAGTTCCTGCACGGCGTCCTGCAGGCGTgcgagcacggcgagctcgacgcgttcgACCAGCGTGTACAAGAGTTTGACCGTATGAAGCCGATCACCGGATGGCGTGCGACGCTCCTGCagagcgtgcgcaaggcCATTTCCGACGAGCCGGATCTGTCGTAG
- a CDS encoding uncharacterized protein (EggNog:ENOG503NUGI; COG:Q): MHGWLRPMARGLRTSAVLARATPTNAPASSPYLIFDRDVKERQRSRAAVRAPVNEHGQFDVAKRGEPSRLTDYVRDMAAESLAERLLDIKRAYPTIVELGAGAGHLRKFLDVPGTGVEKLIMCDTSADMLNRDRDDDAKYPFAIERRVVDEEMLPFEENSLDCIIASGSLHWTNDLPGALIQIQRALKPDGVFLGYMMGGDTLFELRSSLLVAEQERHGGLSVHVSPMTDTRDVSSLLTRAGFTLQTVDLDEVTVHYPGLFELLEDLRDMGESNAVINRRAYLRRDTLLAAAATYEALHGTPEGHLPATYAPIFMIGWKPSPDQRKPLERGSASHSLKDVL, from the exons ATGCACGGATGGCTGCGTCCGATGGCGCGGGGCCTGCGAACGAGCGCGGTACttgcgcgtgcgacgccgacgaaTGCGCCGGCCAGCTCGCCGTACCTGATCTTTGACCGCGACGTAAAAGAGCGGCAGCgctcgcgtgcggcggtgcgtgcgccggtcAACGAGCACGGGCAATTCGACGTGGCAAAGCGTGGCGAGCCGTCGCGCCTCACGGACTATGTGCGAGATATGGCCGCAGAGAgcctggccgagcgcctgcttgACATCAAGCGTGCGTATCCCACGATTGTCGAGcttggcgccggcgcagggcaCCTGCGCAAGTTTTTGGACGTGCCAGGCACGGGCGTCGAGAAGCTGATTATGTGCGACACGAGCG ccgATATGCTGAACCGCGACCGTGACGACGACGCCAAGTACCCCTTTGCgatcgagcggcgtgtcgtGGACGAGGAGATGCTGCCCTTTGAAGAAAACTCGCTGGACTGCATCATTGCGAGCGGGAGTCTGCACTGGACGAACGACCTGCCTGGCGCGCTGATCCAGATccagcgtgcgctcaaGCCTGACGGCGTGTTCCTCGGCTACATGATGGGCGGCGACACGCTCTTTgagctgcgctcgagcctgctggtcgccgagcaggagcgccacGGCGGCCTCTCGGTGCACGTCTCGCCCATGACCGATACACGCGACGTGTCGTCGCTGCTGACACGCGCCGGCTTTACCCTGCAGACGGTCGACCTGGACGAGGTGACGGTGCACTACCCCGGCCTCTTTGAGCTGCTCGAAGACCTGCGCGACATGGGCGAGAGCAATGCGGTGATCAACCGCCGCGCAtacctgcgccgcgacacgctcctcgcggctgccgcgacgtacgaggcgctgcacggcacgccggaAGGCCACCTCCCGGCGACCTATGCGCCGATCTTTATGATCGGGTGGAAGCCGTCGCCCGACCAGCGCAagccgctcgagcggggcagcgcgtcgcactcGCTCAAGGATGTTTTGTAG
- the TRS20 gene encoding TRAPP subunit (EggNog:ENOG503P2JW; COG:U; BUSCO:EOG09265GGX), protein MPYYFCIVGTRDNLLYEADLSARAPSAPAATRPSGEQSRNSGIFGFSTAFNTWTAPLARQGATSPAASSPAPEDNRGAAADEHHILQMIAHGSLDVLEDKQFVDSSVYLKSLDRINDWTVSAFLVPGNAKFIILHEHKHEEGIRNFLMDVWELWVKVMMNPFQEPNDPIRSPSFDTRLRAAARRHL, encoded by the exons ATGCCGTACTACTTCTGCATCGTCGGGACGCGCGACAACCTGCTGTACGAGGCGGACTTgagcgcgcgtgcgccgagtgcgccagcagcgacgcggccaaGTGGTGAGCAGTCGCGGAATAGCGGAATTTTTGGATTCAGCACCGCCTTTAATACGTGGACCGCGCCGCtagcgcgccaaggcgcgaCGAGTCCTGCGGCGAGCAGCCCTGCCCCCGAGGACAaccgcggcgcggctgcggACGAGCACCATATTTTGCAGATGATTGCGCATGGCTCGCTGGACGTGCTGGAGGACAAGCAGTTTGTGGACAGCTCCGT CTACCTCAAGTCGCTCGACCGCATCAACGACTGGACCGTTTCTGCGTTCCTGGTGCCTGGCA ACGCCAAGTTTATCATTCTCCACGAGCACAAACACGAGGAAGGCATCCGCAACTTTTTGATGGATGTGTGGGAGCTCTGGGTCAAG GTCATGATGAACCCCTTCCAGGAGCCCAACGACCCGATCCGCTCGCCCTCCTTTGacacgcgcctgcgcgctgccgcgcggcgccatcTGTAG